In Candidatus Stygibacter australis, a single window of DNA contains:
- a CDS encoding SPASM domain-containing protein codes for MQKHIITYKNLAVPFRQYVLSIIKFEVIRKVKLKLKYKKTGLVSVNIETISMCNRSCEFCFNHPRFEKRTQGEMSSGLWKKVMNELAEVNFCGRIGPHFYNEPLLDKRLPDLIAYTRKVMPYCWIQINSNGDYLNEELLLNLYEKGVNYFFITNYDNDDKAILDDLTAKYPALIGVVKNIDMWRTDRGGEIFKKEKHENIPCLRPASQLVVNWKGEVLLCCMDFYAQYSFGNLSNTELFFIWNKKEFQEIREKLKVSRQNGYPICLKCDDPGFIPW; via the coding sequence TTGCAGAAGCATATAATCACTTATAAAAATCTTGCTGTACCTTTCAGGCAATATGTGCTTTCAATTATTAAATTTGAAGTAATCAGAAAAGTAAAATTAAAACTAAAATATAAAAAAACCGGATTGGTCTCAGTAAATATCGAGACAATATCCATGTGCAATCGAAGTTGTGAATTTTGCTTTAATCATCCCCGTTTTGAAAAAAGAACTCAGGGTGAAATGTCATCCGGGCTCTGGAAGAAAGTGATGAATGAATTGGCTGAGGTTAATTTTTGCGGCAGGATAGGTCCTCATTTTTATAATGAACCACTACTGGATAAACGCCTGCCTGATCTGATAGCCTACACCCGTAAAGTGATGCCGTATTGCTGGATACAGATAAATTCCAATGGTGATTACCTTAATGAGGAATTGTTGCTCAATCTATATGAAAAAGGAGTGAATTACTTTTTTATCACTAATTATGATAATGATGATAAAGCGATCCTTGATGATCTTACTGCTAAATACCCAGCCTTAATAGGAGTAGTTAAAAACATTGATATGTGGAGAACTGATCGCGGTGGGGAGATATTTAAAAAGGAAAAACATGAAAATATTCCCTGTCTGCGTCCCGCATCACAACTGGTCGTTAACTGGAAGGGTGAAGTCCTACTTTGCTGTATGGATTTTTATGCGCAGTATTCATTTGGAAATCTGAGCAATACAGAACTATTTTTTATCTGGAATAAAAAGGAATTTCAAGAGATACGCGAAAAGCTGAAAGTCTCACGCCAAAATGGTTATCCTATTTGTTTAAAGTGTGATGATCCTGGATTTATTCCCTGGTAA
- a CDS encoding oligosaccharide flippase family protein → MMKILDIPIINRLMNYSWGTFLNKFLIFLLLPVISHALKPEEYAVYSILLLFASIAGHFFQMGLHQSLMTLYHQQPDNNGKKTLISTTWRAVGINSLVLTVIILLLRQPLGSLLINSSQNFGLLVSLTALMVFLDVFYSLTLVLLNIRQQAREYSVLNLTRNLVTLGGVLLLSVCKCLNINTFFYIIVAASFISLLHSLYYFKGIWRDLSDNVSEYIHFSFPLFKTILRFGIFMVPATFAVISLQSADRYMLNLLSARTLYDAGIYAIAYKIGMIMSLFTVIFDLLFFPYIMQEKNIKIVKEKLRMLFSFYSFSGTLIAVVIILFSREIFLVLDSSYQEGAALVFFGVISMYLRGMSNILVLGFYMLKRSEVIALASVLAAIINIFLNWLWIPHYGISGAGFASIVAYFFIVTFNFITVERAFKSNYKAGWIAVSLLIIMAVSYFNYTHSQVSISFFALKLGFSIFLCFMGYLYIKRKGYLKYLLNRIRQQI, encoded by the coding sequence ATGATGAAAATATTAGATATACCTATCATAAATCGTCTGATGAATTATTCCTGGGGTACTTTCCTCAATAAATTCCTGATATTCCTGCTTTTACCTGTGATCAGTCATGCCTTGAAACCGGAAGAATACGCAGTATATTCCATATTACTTCTTTTTGCCTCTATTGCTGGTCATTTCTTTCAAATGGGTTTGCATCAATCCTTGATGACATTATATCACCAGCAACCTGATAATAATGGCAAAAAGACCCTAATATCAACTACCTGGAGAGCTGTAGGCATAAACAGCCTGGTCTTGACCGTGATAATTCTGCTGCTAAGGCAGCCACTGGGAAGTTTACTTATCAACAGCTCTCAGAATTTCGGACTACTGGTAAGTTTAACTGCTCTCATGGTCTTTCTGGATGTTTTCTATAGTCTTACCCTGGTTTTATTAAATATCAGGCAGCAAGCAAGAGAATATTCTGTCTTGAATTTAACCCGGAATCTGGTGACCCTGGGCGGAGTATTATTACTTAGCGTTTGCAAATGCCTTAATATCAATACTTTTTTCTATATAATAGTGGCAGCAAGCTTCATTTCACTGCTTCATTCGTTATACTACTTCAAAGGCATCTGGCGGGATCTCTCGGACAATGTCTCTGAATACATTCATTTTTCATTCCCCTTATTTAAAACTATCCTCAGGTTTGGAATTTTCATGGTGCCAGCCACTTTTGCGGTTATATCGCTGCAGAGTGCTGATAGATACATGCTAAATCTTTTGTCTGCCAGAACTCTCTATGATGCCGGCATTTATGCAATTGCCTATAAGATCGGCATGATCATGTCATTATTCACTGTCATTTTTGATCTGCTGTTTTTCCCGTACATCATGCAGGAAAAGAACATAAAGATCGTAAAAGAAAAACTTAGGATGCTGTTTTCTTTTTACTCTTTTTCCGGTACTTTGATAGCAGTAGTGATAATTTTATTTTCTAGAGAGATCTTCCTGGTACTGGATAGTTCATATCAGGAAGGTGCAGCACTGGTATTTTTTGGTGTAATATCCATGTATCTCAGAGGGATGTCAAATATCCTGGTATTAGGCTTCTATATGCTGAAAAGGTCAGAGGTTATTGCTCTGGCTTCCGTACTGGCAGCGATCATTAATATATTTCTTAACTGGCTCTGGATACCACATTATGGCATTTCAGGTGCTGGATTCGCCTCGATAGTTGCCTACTTCTTTATTGTGACATTTAATTTCATCACAGTGGAAAGGGCATTCAAATCAAATTACAAAGCTGGCTGGATCGCGGTCTCACTACTGATCATTATGGCTGTGTCATATTTTAATTATACTCATAGCCAGGTTAGTATCAGCTTTTTTGCTTTAAAACTTGGCTTTAGCATTTTCCTTTGTTTTATGGGCTATCTATATATCAAAAGAAAAGGTTACCTGAAATATTTATTGAACAGAATAAGGCAGCAGATATGA